One Coturnix japonica isolate 7356 chromosome 20, Coturnix japonica 2.1, whole genome shotgun sequence genomic window carries:
- the LOC107322795 gene encoding fer-1-like protein 4 isoform X2 encodes MKDSSELIICNPGFEELEAAEGGPRATELDRRAVTLGRKLAKGLETEEEEEEEEEDFYDVSDVEVSGIVFSPVKSRSRICFTRDLFATPTPRSFQVGINIIEAQKLVGVNINPFVVVRVGDEKKHTATQKSTNCPFYNEYFLFEFHESREVLFHRLIEILVFHSKKIPFLGTCIGTFKMDIATVYNQPDHRFFQKWAVISDPTDTRAGVKGFVKCSISVTARGDTVGSLPTSSSSRVEDIERNLLLPKRVPAERPWARVCIKLYRAEGLPSMSAGIMGGFSKIIGEKNVFIDPYVQVSFCGQQGETSVESNTTEPEWNEQISFIEMFPPLAKKIKIQVLDDANVGNVAIATHYIDLQQISDPSRNGFNPTFGPAWVNLYGSPQNSTLRDIHKDLNEGMGEGIFYRGRILMAITVEIFSSPGVAERKLGDKTKGALSKLKLKKKSKKSKAKARELIQLQGEEEAGGSQEAEQPAEVIVEVEEIHPLPENALGRKEEFLLFAAFFEATMMDSSLSTKPVSFEVSIGNYGKAEEVVTKVHKKGEKGEGREEKQSLLDAGSDSELDVEILASDSVPRNKSITRSQRPEPTEYDRSYSCLPMMHEKPCVYVWSYWEDHTWRLCISNWIVKLAERMEQGLDDVEKLMRRPKAKAEERLREVLEEFVAGCRQYSLSAERKTMAHPNNLDRCRTKYMTRNIILYAKQGLRVRRWLTRTNVKEKVKETRRILAKLRFMAQEPQCTLPDVLIWMLSNNRRVAYARVPAQNILYSVVEEEKGKDCAKIQTVFLKVPGLHTGEIFAKLEIYMWLGVTKYAKYCMMELPEEFKYLSESRQEITQLSVHSPPSWLSRDDFSYFQLRAHLYQARGILPADDNGLSDPFVRVVFSTHCQTTRTVEETLSPMWNELLLFDQLIIDGNREELKTETPVVVVSLFNQSTFGSPEFLGQAFAVPQVKLVDEPYCKPALQFFDFYKGSKTAGELIATFELIELDYSGYLEPSVPEDVEPKEPSYLGDPRAGRFIIPEGIRPVLKEFRIEILFWGLRDLKRVNLFEVDQPQVIIECAGKKVESEVIVAYNENPNFTELVKYMDVELPEQVYLHPPLSIFVVEKRAFGRTVLVGTHIVSDVMKFSPRELEEEETEELPKAQKFSTRHLLPQTAVTTGPASGEAGPSAHPLSLVKAPLKKIPINKFAKKEDEYEEEKPDPEELDWWSKYYESLKELYNQTRSDEEDAENDELNDADGGNLNAAYIDMEAEDEMVIEAEPAQPKRKLIATLQIYNSELENEFDNFEDWLCIFPLHRGKANDDEDGHEDENFVGKYKGSFYVYPSVEAGMEPKVSQGVPRNRPIKVLVRVYIVKATNLSPADPNGKADPYVVVTVGQEQKDTKERYIPKQLNPVFGEVVELTVSFPMESELTVAVFDHDLVGSDDLIGETKIDLENRFYSKHRANCGVASQYDINGYNMWRDAFKPTQILDSLCKKMSLPAAEYRREEVKVGSKIFKVPPEVFPEGASVRDESGAADENWSVDDEHKALYVLQHWEEMPGHGYKLVPEHVEIRSLYSPESPGLVQGSLHMWIDMFPNDVPAPPPVNIKPRLPISYELRVIIWNTDDVILDDVNPVTGEPSSDIYVKSWIKGLEHDKQETDVHFNSLTGEGNFNWRFIFRFNYLPTEKEITYKKKDSVFSVEESEFREPAVLVLQVWDYDRISANDFLGSIELKLHDMVRAAKSSEQCTIKMAKENAAPRFSIFRNKRMRGWWPFIKLKDQADEEREEGEAKQKKKKKKKWSSSVKPEDVEFTDPSGNKYLLTGKVEAEFQLLTMEEAEKNPVGLGRKEPEPLEKPNRPKTSFNWFVNPMKTFVFFIWKRYKKYIIVLFVVALLTVFLVLLIYTMPGYISEKIING; translated from the exons ATGAAAGACAG ttcagAATTAATCATCTGCAATCCTGGATTTGAGGAGCTGGA AGCAGCCGAGGGTGGTCCAAGAGCAACTGAGCTGGACAGGAGGGCTGTGACGCTGGGCAGAAAGCTGGCAAAGGGCCTGGAgactgaggaggaagaggaagaggaggaagaggatttCTATGATGTGTCTGATGTGGAGGTGTCGGGCATTGTCTTCAGCCCTGTGAAGAG cCGTTCCAGAATTTGCTTCACACGGGACCTGTTTGCCACTCCAACCCCACGGAGCTTCCAG GTTGGGATAAATATCATCGAAGCACAGAAGCTGGTCGGGGTGAACATTAACCCCTTCGTGGTGGTCAGAGTTGGAGATGAGAAGAAGCACACGGCAACTCAGAAGTCAACAAACTGTCCCTTCTACAATGAG tACTTTTTGTTTGAATTCCATGAGTCAAGGgaagttttatttcacagacTCATAGAGATTTTG gTTTTCCACTCAAAGAAGATACCGTTCCTGGGAACATGCATAGGAACATTCAAGATGGACATTGCAACTGTGTACAACCAACCAG acCACAGGTTCTTCCAGAAGTGGGCTGTTATCAGTGACCCCACAGACACCCGGGCAGGTGTGAAAGGCTTTGTGAAATGCAGCATCTCTGTCACTGCACGTGGAGACACTGTGGGCTCCCTTCCCACCTCTTCCAGCAGCCGAGTTGAGGACATTGAAAG GAACCTACTGCTGCCTAAAAGAGTCCCTGCAGAGAGACCCTGGGCCAGGGTCTGCATCAAGCTGTATCGTGCTGAGGGCCTGCCCAGCATGAGCGCAGGCATTATGGGTGGTTTCTCCAAGATCATAGGGGAGAAAAACGTGTTTATTGACCCCTATGTGCAGGTCTCATTCTGTGGGCAGCAG GGGGAGACATCCGTGGAGAGCAATACCACTGAGCCTGAGTGGAACGAGCAGATCAGCTTCATTGAGATGTTCCCACCTCTTGCCAAGAAGATAAAAATCCAGGTGCTGGATGATGCCAATGTTGGTAATGTAGCCATTGCCACGCACTACATTGACCTGCAGCAGATCTCGGACCCCAGCAGGAATG GCTTTAACCCCACATTTGGCCCAGCCTGGGTGAACCTGTATGGCTCCCCCCAGAATTCAACTCTGCGGGACATCCACAAGGACCTGAATGAGGGCATGGGGGAGGGGATCTTCTACCGTGGGCGCATCCTCATGGCCATCACAGTTGAGATTTTCAGCAGCCCTGGTGTGGCAGAGAGGAAGCTTGGGGACAAGACAAAAGGTGCCCTTAGcaaactgaagctgaagaagaaaagtaaaaaatccAAGGCAAAGGCCAGAGAGCTGatccagctgcagggagaggaggaggctgggGGCTCTCAGGAAGctgagcagcctgcagaggTCATTGTGGAGGTGGAGGAAATTCATCCACTCCCTGAG AATGCTctggggagaaaagaagaattccTCCTTTTCGCTGCCTTCTTTGAAGCCACGATGATGGACTCTTCGCTCAGCACCAAACCTGTCAGCTTTGAGGTCTCTATAG GAAACTATGGCAAAGCTGAAGAGGTTGTGACCAAAGTACataaaaagggagagaaaggagaagggagagaagaaaaacagtctttgCTGGATGCTGGTTCAGATAGTGAGCTGGATGTGGAGATCCTGGCCTCAGATTCAGTTCCACGGAACAAGTCGATAACAAGGAGCCAGAGACCAGAGCCCACAGAGTATGACAG ATCATACAGCTGCCTGCCCATGATGCATGAGAAACCCTGCGTGTATGTGTGGAGCTACTGGGAGGATCACACCTGGAGACTCTGCATTTCCAACTGGATTGTCAAGCTGGCAGAGCGCATG GAGCAGGGGCTGGATGATGTGGAGAAGCTCATGAGACGGCCAAAGGCTAAAGCTGAAGAGAGGCTCCGAGAGGTGCTGGAGGAATTTGTAGCTGGATGCAG ACAATACTCACtcagtgcagagagaaaaacaatggcACATCCAAACAATCTTGACAGATGCCGGACAAAGTACATGACGCGCAACATC ATCCTGTATGCGAAGCAGGGGCTCCGTGTGAGGCGGTGGCTGACCCGAACCAATGTGAAAGAGAAGGTGAAGGAGACCAGGAGAATTCTGGCCAAGCTTCGCTTCATGGCTCAAGAG ccccagtGTACACTCCCCGACGTCCTCATCTGGATGCTCAGCAACAATCGGCGCGTGGCATATGCGAGAGTCCCTGCACAAAACATTCTCTACTCAGTagtggaagaggagaaaggcaaGGACTGTGCGAAGATCCAGACTGTCTTTTTGAAG GTGCCTGGCTTGCACACTGGTGAGATCTTTGCCAAACTGGAAATCTACATGTGGCTCGGGGTTACCAAATATGCGAAATACTGCATGATGGAGCTGCCTGAAGAGTTCAAGTACCTCTCAGAGAGCAGGCAGGAGATCACCCAGCTCTCAGTGCACAGTCCTCCCAGCTGGCTCAGCAGGGATG ATTTCAGCTATTTCCAGCTCCGAGCTCACCTGTATCAGGCTCGAGGAATCCTCCCTGCAGATGACAATGGACTTTCGGATCCATTTGTGAGAGTGGTGTTTTCAACTCATTGCCAGACCACCAGG ACGGTGGAGGAGACATTGAGCCCAATGTGGAACGAGTTACTTTTGTTTGACCAGCTCATAATTGATGGAAATagagaagagctgaaaacagaGACTCCTGTTGTTGTAGTCAGTCTCTTCAACCAGAGTACATTT GGCTCTCCTGAGTTCCTTGGCCAGGCCTTTGCTGTCCCACAGGTGAAGCTGGTTGATGAGCCATACTGCAAACCTGCCCTGCAGTTCTTTGATTTCTACAAAGGCTCCAAAACAGCTGGAGAGCTCATTGCCACTTTTGAGCTGATTGAGTTGGATTACAGTGGCTATTTGGAG CCCTCAGTGCCTGAGGATGTGGAGCCCAAGGAACCCAGCTACCTGGGAGACCCCCGAGCTGGACGGTTCATCATCCCGGAGGGCATCCGCCCCGTGCTGAAGGAGTTTCGCATAGAG ATCCTATTCTGGGGCCTGCGGGATCTGAAGCGGGTCAACTTGTTCGAGGTGGATCAGCCGCAGGTGATCATTGAATGTGCTGGCAAGAAGGTGGAGTCAGAGGTGATTGTGGCCTACAATGAGAACCCCAACTTCACTGAGCTGGTCAAATACATGGATGTG GAGCTCCCAGAGCAGGTCTACCTGCACCCTCCCCTAAGCATCTTCGTGGTTGAAAAGCGGGCATTTGGACGCACTGTGCTGGTGGGGACCCACATTGTGTCTGATGTGATGAAATTCTCTCCCagagagctggaagaagaggaaacGGAAGAATTGCCCAAAG ccCAGAAATTCTCAACCCGGCATCTTCTGCCTCAGACTGCAGTAACCACTGGCCCGGCCTCAGGTGAGGCAGGTCCCAGTGCTCACCCCCTGAGTCTAGTGAAG GCTCCTTTGAAAAAGATTCCTATCAATAAGTTTGCAAAGAAAGAGGATGAATATGAAGAGGAGAAACCAGATCCAGAAGAACTAGATTGGTGGTCCAAGTACTATGAGTCTCTGAAGGAGCTGTATAACCAG ACACGCAGTGATGAGGAAGATGCTGAGAACGATGAACTGAATGATGCAG ATGGAGGGAATTTAAATGCAGCCTACATTGACATGGAAGCAGAAGATGAAATGGTAATTGAAGCTGAACCTGCTCAGCCCAAGAGGAAGCTCATTGCCACCCTTCAG ATCTACAACTCTGAGCTGGAAAATGAGTTTGATAATTTTGAAGACTGGCTATGTATTTTCCCCCTTCATCGTGGCAAAGCAAATGATGATGAAGATGGACACGAGGATGAGAATTTTGTGGGGAAGTACAAG GGTTCCTTCTATGTCTACCCTAGTGTGGAAGCTGGCATGGAGCCCAAGGTCTCCCAGGGGGTTCCAAGGAACAGACCCATCAAGGTTCTTGTAAGAGTTTACATTGTGAAG GCTACGAACCTGTCTCCAGCAGACCCCAATGGCAAGGCAGACCCCTACGTGGTGGTGACAGTGGGACAGGAGCAGAAGGACACAAAGGAGCGATATATCCCAAAGCAGCTCAATCCTGTGTTTGGAGA AGTTGTGGAGCTGACAGTCTCCTTTCCCATGGAATCGGAGCTCACTGTGGCAGTATTTGACCATGATTTGGTTGGATCTGACGACCTGATTGGAGAGACTAAGATTGATTTGGAGAACCGGTTCTACAGCAAGCACAGGGCCAACTGTGGAGTGGCTTCGCAGTATGACAT AAATGGCTATAACATGTGGCGAGATGCTTTCAAGCCCACACAGATCTTGGATAGCTTATGCAAGAAAATGTCACTCCCTGCAGCAGAGTACAGACGGGAGGAAGTCAAAGTGGGCAGCAAAATCTTCAAGGTCCCTCCTGAAGTATTTCCTGAAG gGGCCTCTGTGAGGGATGAGAGCGGAGCAGCTGATGAGAACTGGTCAGTGGATGATGAGCACAAGGCTCTGTatgtcctgcagcactgggaagagATGCCAGGACATGGGTACAAGCTGGTACCAGAGCACGTGGAGATCCGATCCCTTTACTCCCCAGAGAGCCCTGGGCTCGTACAG GGCTCCCTGCACATGTGGATCGACATGTTTCCCAATGACGTTCCTGCACCACCACCAGTCAATATCAAGCCCCGACTGCCTATCAG CTACGAGCTGCGTGTGATTATCTGGAATACAGATGATGTGATCCTTGATGATGTCAACCCAGTAACTGGAGAGCCTTCTAGTGACATCTACGTGAAGAG ctggaTAAAGGGGCTCGAACACGACAAGCAGGAGACAGATGTTCACTTTAACTCCTTGACTGGGGAGGGCAATTTCAACTGGAGGTTCATCTTCCGCTTCAACTATCTCCCGACTGAGAAGGAGATCACCTACAAGAAGAAGGACTCTGTCTTCTCTGTGGAGGAATCAGAATTTCGGGAACCAGCTGTTCTGGTCCTCCAAGTCTGGGATTATGATAGGATTTCAGCTAATGATTTTCTAG GCTCCATTGAGCTGAAGCTGCATGACATGGTGCGGGCAGCCAAGAGCTCAGAGCAATGCACCATCAAGATGGCAAAGGAGAATGCTGCACCTCGCTTCTCCATCTTCCGCAACAAGCGCATGAGGGGCTGGTGGCCCTTCATCAAACTCAAAGATCAAGCAGAcgaggagagagaggagggggaggccaaacagaagaagaagaaaaagaagaagtgGAGCAGCTCAGTTAAACCAGAAGACGTTGAGTTCACAGACCCCAGTGGGAACAAGTACCTCCTGACG GGTAAAGTAGAGGCAGAGTTCCAGCTGCTGACCATGGAGGAGGCTGAGAAGAATCCTGTTGGTTTGGGCCGAAAAGAGCCTGAGCCCCTGGAAAAGCCTAA CCGGCCGAAAACTTCTTTCAACTGGTTTGTGAACCCCATGAAGACCTTTGTGTTCTTCATCTGGAAGCGGTACAAGAAGTACATCATTGTGCTGTTTGTGGTTGCACTTCTGACGGTCTTCCTGGTTCTGCTGATCTATACTATGCCTGGATACATTAGTGAGAAGATCATCAATGGATAA